A genome region from Methanobacterium sp. includes the following:
- a CDS encoding HXXEE domain-containing protein, giving the protein MDLTILWLVPVAYFIHILEETPRFVPWAIKYLGAPETFGQFVVGNVIFMAYVIIATSLAIFYPSELTLVIGLSAAAWIFSNFLIHAYYTLRTGEYSPGVVTASAIYVPVSLYIYYNFLVSGMLNNLDLVLSIIIGFAVMYVPTLIQQKRKGKR; this is encoded by the coding sequence ATGGACTTAACTATTTTATGGCTGGTGCCTGTAGCGTATTTTATACATATTTTAGAAGAGACACCACGTTTCGTTCCGTGGGCCATTAAATATCTTGGTGCACCTGAAACATTTGGGCAGTTCGTTGTGGGCAATGTTATTTTCATGGCTTACGTTATCATAGCCACTTCTCTGGCAATATTTTATCCCAGCGAATTAACCCTGGTTATCGGTTTATCCGCTGCTGCATGGATATTTTCAAACTTCTTAATCCATGCATACTACACTCTACGTACCGGTGAATATTCTCCAGGGGTGGTGACTGCCAGTGCAATATATGTTCCAGTTTCATTGTATATTTACTACAACTTTTTAGTATCTGGAATGTTAAACAACTTGGACCTAGTATTGTCCATAATCATAGGTTTTGCAGTGATGTATGTTCCAACCCTGATACAACAAAAGAGAAAAGGAAAAAGATAG
- a CDS encoding metallophosphoesterase: MDSKKIVKTLNVKTDISFSEKKEDPSVIDPEGRINILFSEDLDMSTVPEGIKLYKIKPDGKEQDVDVKINVDNSSPSVLYINKSKAISEGEEYKLSVTRKVKSINGTCLKEEFTSFFAVDYSFNLELEGISELKNERNLIICISDLHLGANDSYAELTQNRDALVNFLEHVKNSPNVKELVIAGDLIDEWFIPMHLDTFNGETQLEFAKAVASNNKPVMDAFNNIIEDGKVKVTYVPGNHDLLINSDDIQSILPGISEARDVRGLGAYIPSDFPELIIEHGHRYNFYCAPDYSNQSLTQTDTILPPGYFFTRMATSSVIQGRPKLDVTFPPVCKNELGEIQFLYYLYWNVWKGLITDFPVNEGLEAKVINTCIDGFTEVYAINDVLPYQNSEDDYIDVNLYNGIVETWDERQNKNLVPVKIPTNEAVLKGAFASHLDDQSHVQFFNNPDSDKKIVIFGHSHEARVITSFNEKQEKQVYVNSGTWIDNNKCTMTFVAIIPPKSEDLSLTYVNLYQYTPSGNIKKLKSEALQI, translated from the coding sequence TTGGACTCTAAAAAAATTGTGAAAACATTAAATGTGAAAACAGACATTTCTTTCTCTGAAAAAAAAGAAGATCCATCGGTCATTGACCCAGAAGGCCGCATAAATATACTATTCAGTGAAGATTTAGATATGAGTACTGTTCCAGAGGGAATAAAACTTTACAAAATTAAACCTGATGGAAAAGAGCAAGATGTGGATGTTAAAATAAATGTTGATAATAGTTCACCATCTGTTCTTTATATAAATAAATCTAAGGCAATTTCTGAAGGTGAAGAGTATAAACTTTCTGTAACCCGCAAAGTAAAATCCATAAATGGAACATGCCTAAAAGAAGAATTTACGAGTTTTTTCGCTGTTGATTATTCATTTAATCTGGAATTGGAGGGTATTTCAGAATTAAAGAATGAAAGAAACTTGATAATCTGTATAAGTGACCTCCATTTAGGTGCAAACGACAGCTATGCAGAACTTACCCAGAACCGGGATGCATTGGTTAATTTTCTGGAACATGTTAAAAATTCCCCAAATGTAAAGGAACTGGTTATAGCAGGTGATCTGATTGATGAATGGTTCATCCCAATGCATTTAGACACATTCAACGGAGAAACACAGTTGGAATTTGCAAAAGCCGTAGCATCTAACAATAAACCAGTAATGGATGCTTTTAATAATATAATAGAAGATGGCAAAGTAAAAGTGACTTATGTACCTGGAAATCATGATTTATTGATAAATTCAGATGATATTCAAAGTATTCTGCCCGGAATATCTGAAGCTCGTGACGTGAGAGGTTTGGGTGCATATATTCCGTCTGATTTTCCGGAACTAATCATTGAACACGGACATAGATACAATTTTTATTGTGCCCCGGATTATTCCAACCAGTCTTTAACCCAAACCGATACTATACTACCCCCGGGATATTTCTTTACCAGAATGGCAACCAGTTCAGTTATTCAAGGTCGCCCTAAACTAGATGTTACATTCCCTCCTGTTTGTAAAAATGAACTGGGAGAGATTCAATTCCTTTACTATCTTTACTGGAATGTTTGGAAAGGCCTTATCACAGATTTCCCTGTAAACGAAGGATTGGAAGCAAAAGTCATAAACACGTGTATAGATGGATTTACTGAAGTTTATGCCATAAATGATGTTCTACCCTATCAAAACTCAGAAGACGATTACATTGATGTTAACCTGTATAACGGGATTGTTGAAACCTGGGATGAAAGGCAAAATAAAAATTTAGTTCCTGTTAAAATTCCTACCAACGAAGCAGTCCTGAAAGGAGCATTTGCAAGTCATCTGGATGATCAATCACATGTACAATTTTTTAACAATCCTGATTCAGATAAAAAAATTGTTATATTTGGACATTCTCATGAGGCACGAGTTATAACGTCTTTCAATGAAAAACAAGAAAAACAGGTCTATGTAAATTCTGGCACATGGATAGATAATAATAAATGCACCATGACATTTGTAGCCATTATACCCCCAAAAAGCGAAGACTTAAGCTTAACTTATGTAAATCTTTATCAATACACACCAAGTGGTAATATCAAAAAATTAAAGTCAGAAGCACTCCAGATCTAA
- a CDS encoding MFS transporter — protein sequence MTSFFQQETGADAFTTGLVILPLTIGVLFFSLASSKLSNRIAHHRLISIGFLIALLSSYYLSYQFDLNTQVFDIIPGTLFLGMGLGLALPLTANIILSDASSDKQSDATGIMSTSANLGSSMGTAVIGIILILGTINGLYAAYDQIYPNQFTKGQINEKLAVYEEKNNTTYDVLKGNENTDLYTIINKTVRNAMKTAFEFISIIFLISFIISLFIKPLKLK from the coding sequence ATTACCAGTTTTTTTCAGCAGGAAACTGGTGCTGACGCATTTACAACCGGCCTTGTTATCTTACCATTAACTATTGGGGTTTTGTTCTTTTCATTGGCATCGTCCAAATTATCAAATCGAATTGCACATCACCGTCTCATTTCTATTGGATTTTTAATAGCATTGTTATCCAGTTACTATCTCAGTTACCAGTTCGACCTAAATACCCAAGTATTTGATATTATTCCGGGAACCCTATTTCTGGGGATGGGATTGGGCTTAGCACTTCCATTAACCGCTAACATAATATTATCAGATGCAAGTTCAGATAAGCAATCTGATGCCACAGGCATTATGTCCACAAGTGCAAATCTGGGATCATCTATGGGAACTGCAGTTATAGGGATTATACTCATACTTGGAACAATCAACGGATTATATGCAGCATATGATCAGATTTATCCCAACCAGTTTACTAAAGGTCAGATCAATGAAAAATTGGCAGTATATGAAGAGAAAAACAATACAACGTATGACGTCTTAAAAGGGAATGAAAACACTGATTTGTACACAATTATTAACAAAACAGTTAGGAATGCAATGAAAACTGCATTTGAATTTATATCAATCATATTCTTAATAAGCTTCATAATTTCACTATTTATAAAGCCATTGAAGCTTAAGTAG
- a CDS encoding MFS transporter — translation MENNNNPSEIGWTAIIIVSLSSFIIALDSTFMNVAIGNLVVDLNTTLSTVQIIISVYALTMASLMLLGGKMQDLVGRKNAYVAGAVIFGFGTAIAALSVNSTMLLIGWSVLEGVGAALMTPATASIIVGMYSGKNREFALGIRTSIATAGAGVGPLIGGFLATFFSWRWAFGLELGIIIIILALSRKLEYFPPSMKFSELDKLGVLLSSIGLLLFVLGILSINLTENFNTPAFIMGIGILLLILFYFREKNVISRNGRPLTDIRLFKKRNFALGTLSRMVLNLALAGAVFILPVFFSRKLVLTHLQPALLSYH, via the coding sequence TTGGAAAATAATAATAATCCTTCTGAAATAGGTTGGACCGCCATTATAATTGTTTCATTATCTTCATTCATCATTGCACTTGATTCTACTTTTATGAACGTGGCTATAGGCAATCTGGTGGTGGATCTCAACACTACCCTATCCACCGTACAGATAATTATCAGTGTTTATGCTTTGACAATGGCTTCTTTAATGCTCTTAGGAGGTAAGATGCAAGATTTGGTGGGTAGAAAAAATGCATACGTTGCTGGTGCCGTTATTTTTGGATTTGGAACAGCCATAGCTGCTTTGAGTGTTAATTCAACTATGTTATTAATAGGATGGTCTGTTTTGGAAGGTGTTGGTGCGGCCCTGATGACACCGGCCACTGCTTCAATCATCGTTGGAATGTATAGTGGAAAAAACCGTGAATTTGCCCTGGGAATACGAACATCCATAGCTACTGCTGGTGCAGGAGTTGGACCGCTCATAGGAGGGTTTTTAGCCACTTTTTTCAGCTGGAGATGGGCATTTGGACTTGAACTGGGTATTATAATAATTATACTGGCATTGTCACGAAAACTGGAATACTTCCCACCATCAATGAAATTTTCAGAGTTAGACAAATTAGGAGTTCTTTTATCTTCAATAGGACTCTTATTATTCGTGCTTGGAATTTTAAGCATTAACCTCACTGAAAACTTTAACACACCTGCATTTATAATGGGAATAGGAATATTACTACTAATATTATTCTATTTCAGAGAGAAAAACGTCATAAGTAGAAATGGAAGACCGCTTACTGATATCAGGTTGTTTAAAAAGAGAAACTTTGCTCTGGGAACGCTTTCCAGGATGGTGCTAAATTTGGCCCTTGCAGGGGCTGTTTTCATATTACCAGTTTTTTTCAGCAGGAAACTGGTGCTGACGCATTTACAACCGGCCTTGTTATCTTACCATTAA
- a CDS encoding PadR family transcriptional regulator, translating to MVNNDLIILGMIFLVPSHGYQLKKNIRETVNPYFKINNNVLYPALAKMEKKGLIEGKEMPGKGINKKVYHITQKGRKHLLEIVAQPIEPDIDNFEFMVKAVFFDYISKEKRLDVIKPLYESKKQELQDTLEKKQKYGENLSPIALTVLEQGINEIKNSIEFLEKLMELN from the coding sequence ATGGTAAACAACGATTTAATAATACTGGGCATGATTTTTCTTGTACCCAGCCATGGATACCAATTGAAGAAAAATATCAGAGAAACTGTAAATCCTTACTTCAAAATTAATAACAACGTTTTATACCCTGCACTGGCAAAAATGGAGAAAAAGGGATTAATTGAAGGAAAAGAAATGCCTGGAAAAGGCATTAACAAAAAAGTTTATCACATCACTCAAAAAGGTAGAAAACACTTACTGGAGATAGTAGCTCAGCCTATCGAGCCAGATATTGATAATTTTGAATTTATGGTAAAGGCTGTTTTTTTTGATTACATATCTAAAGAGAAACGTCTGGATGTAATTAAACCATTGTATGAATCAAAAAAACAGGAACTACAGGATACACTGGAGAAAAAACAGAAATATGGTGAAAATCTGTCTCCTATTGCCTTGACGGTTTTAGAACAGGGGATAAATGAGATTAAAAATTCTATAGAGTTTTTAGAGAAGTTAATGGAGTTAAATTGA
- a CDS encoding ATP-binding cassette domain-containing protein: MVDEFIIEANNLFKSFGDFVAVDNLNLKIKKGEVFGFLGPNGAGKTTSIKMMVGLLRPTGGQILVDGKDIAHADRLKIGICPQDIVLWESLTCKESLKFMGEMYEVPEDVLKTRVESLLEDLILMDKANTLVSNLSGGMKRRLNLAMALIHSPEIVVLDEPSEGLDPQSRRVLWNFIRSLRDNEGKTVILTTHLMDEADGLSDRIAIIDHGKLLRLDTPKNLKNEFGDGDIVEIHLADPKMNQEVIYKLKTMETIDSVTEVDGKINIRTLNAVGKLPEIMNKVQDMNTEIADLSLHPNTLEDVFIELTGTSLRE, encoded by the coding sequence ATGGTGGATGAGTTTATAATCGAGGCGAACAATCTCTTTAAATCTTTTGGAGATTTTGTAGCAGTAGATAATCTAAATTTGAAAATAAAAAAAGGTGAAGTATTTGGATTTTTAGGTCCTAATGGAGCTGGAAAAACCACTTCCATCAAGATGATGGTAGGTTTACTTCGCCCAACTGGTGGTCAAATACTGGTTGATGGCAAAGACATTGCCCATGCAGATAGACTTAAAATTGGAATATGTCCTCAGGATATAGTTTTATGGGAAAGCCTTACATGTAAAGAGAGTTTGAAGTTCATGGGGGAAATGTACGAAGTTCCAGAGGACGTATTGAAAACTAGGGTAGAAAGCCTATTAGAAGACCTCATACTAATGGATAAAGCAAACACCCTCGTTTCTAACTTATCGGGAGGTATGAAACGCAGGTTAAATCTGGCTATGGCATTAATACACTCTCCAGAGATAGTGGTTCTGGATGAACCTTCAGAAGGACTTGATCCTCAATCAAGAAGGGTTCTATGGAATTTCATCCGCTCATTGAGGGATAACGAAGGAAAAACAGTTATTTTAACCACACATTTAATGGATGAAGCAGACGGGCTTTCAGATCGCATTGCCATTATTGATCATGGGAAACTGTTACGACTGGATACTCCTAAAAATCTTAAAAACGAGTTTGGTGATGGAGACATAGTGGAAATCCACTTGGCTGATCCTAAAATGAATCAGGAAGTGATTTATAAACTTAAAACCATGGAAACTATTGATTCAGTTACTGAAGTTGATGGTAAAATAAATATAAGGACTTTAAATGCAGTTGGAAAACTTCCAGAGATAATGAATAAAGTTCAGGACATGAATACTGAGATTGCTGATTTATCACTGCATCCCAATACATTGGAGGATGTTTTCATTGAATTAACTGGAACCAGTTTGAGGGAATAA
- a CDS encoding ABC transporter permease, producing MKFISVAIKDFKELIRDRRGLFMILLFPMFFMIIFGIVYGNMGQTNETYNLAVVNLDEGAKMPLTNEEVNFGDNLTEIFRDSEYEDSDVKLFNVINTSESSANKLIQLKEADAMIVIPKNFSQTIVDEMEDSIAAQTTGTTSSNNNDTLKLIISGDSSSMGFGVSQVVLIKIIGEYHDNLVANIQSQTSGSSAEPLKLFEGDVGSVSGTESFSQFDFLAPGMMLFAILLLATTVAASLTREVEKGTLARLRISKMRSFDMLFGALIPWSIVAAIQVLILLTVALIMGFNWQGGLNSIVLAMFIGVIGGIGSIALGMIIASFAKNDTQAFNLGIMVVVPTSFVVGAFFQLPQVVIGEIMGRSFQIYDILPWTHILNALKSVLIYGNGLSAITYDLAWSAVLTAIIFVIGMGLFSRFRLSVEN from the coding sequence ATGAAATTCATTAGTGTAGCTATTAAAGATTTTAAAGAACTTATAAGAGACCGCAGAGGTCTTTTCATGATACTACTATTTCCAATGTTCTTCATGATTATTTTCGGAATCGTCTATGGGAATATGGGTCAGACTAATGAAACTTATAATCTGGCAGTTGTTAACCTTGATGAAGGTGCAAAGATGCCTTTAACCAATGAAGAGGTTAATTTTGGGGATAATCTGACAGAAATTTTCCGTGATTCTGAATATGAAGATAGTGATGTTAAGTTATTTAATGTTATAAATACTTCAGAATCTTCTGCAAATAAGCTTATACAGCTTAAAGAAGCTGATGCAATGATTGTAATTCCCAAAAATTTTTCACAAACTATTGTGGATGAAATGGAGGATTCAATTGCTGCGCAGACAACCGGAACAACATCATCTAATAATAACGACACCCTTAAACTAATTATTAGCGGAGATTCATCCAGTATGGGTTTTGGAGTTTCTCAAGTAGTATTAATAAAAATAATAGGGGAGTATCATGATAATCTGGTGGCCAATATTCAAAGCCAGACATCAGGATCTTCGGCTGAACCTCTAAAATTGTTTGAAGGAGATGTAGGATCAGTCTCCGGGACGGAATCTTTTTCCCAGTTTGACTTCCTGGCTCCTGGAATGATGCTATTTGCTATCTTACTTCTAGCCACTACAGTGGCAGCCAGTTTGACCAGGGAAGTGGAAAAAGGTACTTTAGCTCGTTTAAGAATATCTAAAATGCGTTCATTTGACATGTTATTTGGAGCACTTATCCCCTGGTCAATAGTGGCAGCTATTCAGGTTTTAATTTTACTTACCGTTGCTCTGATTATGGGTTTCAACTGGCAAGGAGGTTTAAACTCCATTGTGTTGGCCATGTTTATCGGAGTCATTGGAGGAATCGGTTCTATTGCATTAGGAATGATTATCGCCTCTTTTGCAAAAAATGACACTCAAGCATTTAATTTAGGGATAATGGTTGTGGTACCCACCAGCTTCGTGGTTGGAGCATTTTTCCAGCTTCCCCAGGTAGTCATAGGTGAAATCATGGGTCGATCATTCCAGATATATGATATACTTCCCTGGACTCATATTTTAAATGCATTAAAATCAGTTTTGATATATGGAAATGGATTGAGTGCCATTACTTATGACCTGGCCTGGAGCGCAGTCTTAACTGCCATAATATTTGTCATAGGTATGGGATTGTTTTCCAGATTCAGATTAAGTGTTGAAAATTAA